GCCGACCGCCTTAGACACAATAAGGCCGAACCGTGGCCCGCCCACGTTTGCAGGCAGCGGCGACGATTCGGCCGAACGGTCGTACACGTGCACAACCACGGTGCGGCTTCCGGCCTTGCGTCCCTTCCGCATGACCCGGGAAAACTGGGTGGGGGAGGAGAGCTTGAGGCGCTTCGGAAGCACGGCACACTCCTTATGCGGTGAGCTTGGCGCGG
Above is a genomic segment from Corynebacterium uterequi containing:
- the rnpA gene encoding ribonuclease P protein component, whose protein sequence is MLPKRLKLSSPTQFSRVMRKGRKAGSRTVVVHVYDRSAESSPLPANVGGPRFGLIVSKAVGNAVARHALSRRLRHVAAAMADELPSSYEIVLRALPAAATATSHQLAYDIAKALKRIERRG